In Candida orthopsilosis Co 90-125, chromosome 4 draft sequence, a single genomic region encodes these proteins:
- a CDS encoding Mnt1 Alpha-1,2-mannosyl transferase — MSSTRSNARLIRFAIFALVLIGCGYILTKGTSFQPQQPQQPQQQHSKQSSSLQQKGTSSDASSSQQNIELPYTPKNLGPVAKAHIGSGGTPQYIDQKNIDPATYSPEKDKIKATFVSLARNRDLWSLMDSIRQVEDRFNKKYHYDWVFLNEVDFSDEFKQTVSQAVSGEAKFGLIPKDHWSYPPWIDQEKAALVREQMREKKIIYGHSESYRHMCRFESGFFWRQDILKDYEYYWRVEPDIKIFCDIDYDIFKWMKDNDKSYSFTVSLPEYKETIPTLWDTTKEFIEKNPQYLAENNMMDWLSDDKGKTYNGCHFWSNFEIARLDFWRSDAYRAYFEHLDKAGGFFYERWGDAPVHSIAAALFLPRDKVHFFEDVGYFHVPFNNCPVDPRIRSERNCVCDPNKDFTWRGYSCVTKYYTVNNFKRQKNWEQFTA, encoded by the coding sequence ATGTCTTCAACTAGATCCAATGCCCGTTTGATCagatttgcaatttttgcTTTGGTCTTGATTGGATGTGGGTATATACTTACCAAGGGAACATCCTTTCAACCCCAACAGCCCCAACAGCCCCAACAGCAACATTCTAAGCAGTCGTCTTCTTTGCAGCAGAAGGGTACTTCTAGCgatgcatcatcatctcAACAGAATATTGAACTTCCATATACCCCCAAAAACTTGGGTCCAGTAGCTAAGGCTCACATTGGCAGTGGTGGAACACCACAAtacattgatcaaaaaaaCATTGATCCTGCCACTTACTCACCCGAGAAGGATAAAATCAAAGCTACATTTGTTTCATTGGCTCGTAATAGAGATTTATGGTCATTAATGGATTCGATTAGACAAGTTGAGGATAGGTTTAATAAAAAGTACCATTACGACTGGGTTTTTCTTAATGAAGTTGACTTTAGTGATGAGTTTAAACAAACCGTATCTCAGGCTGTTAGTGGTGAAGCTAAGTTTGGGTTGATTCCCAAGGATCACTGGTCTTATCCGCCTTGGATCGACCAAGAGAAAGCCGCTTTAGTCCGTGAACAAAtgagagaaaaaaagattatttATGGCCATTCTGAATCCTATAGACACATGTGTCGATTTGAATCGGGGTTTTTTTGGAGACAAGATATTTTAAAAGATTATGAATATTATTGGAGAGTTGAACCTGATATTAAAATCTTTTGTGATATTGATTATGATATTTTTAAATGGATGAAGGATAATGACAAGAGTTATAGTTTTACTGTGTCATTACCTGAATATAAAGAAACTATCCCAACCTTGTGGGATACTACAAAGGAATTTATTGAGAAAAATCCCCAATATTTGGCAGAAAATAATATGATGGATTGGTTAAGTGACGATAAGGGTAAAACATACAACGGATGTCATTTCTGGTCAAATTTCGAAATTGCTCGTTTAGATTTCTGGAGAAGTGATGCATACAGAGCTTATTTTGAACATTTGGATAAAGCAGGTGGGTTCTTTTATGAGCGTTGGGGAGATGCACCAGTACATTCAATTGCAGCAGCATTGTTTTTACCTAGAGATAAAGTTCATTTTTTTGAAGATGTGGGATATTTCCATGTTCCGTTCAATAATTGTCCTGTCGATCCAAGAATTAGATCTGAACGTAATTGTGTCTGTGATCCAAATAAGGACTTTACTTGGAGAGGGTATTCTTGTGTTACTAAATATTATACTGTtaataatttcaaaagacaaaagaattgggaACAATTTACTGCTTAG
- a CDS encoding Afg3 protein (similar to C. parapsilosis CPAR2_503140 and C. albicans AFG3 similar to S. cerevisiae Afg3p, a subunit of the mitochondrial inner membrane m-AAA protease): protein MLNSAISLRLLSRSCISRSTRIKPVGQAFTRSIIPRSFSTIPRHSFHQSWINFNKQQQDKHEDDLEKTRKEYEAKLNKNSQKKEETEEKKSKPKDEESKEESKEKTKDKEEEEQIREELRKKFMEKHPGAEPKDFKIYKIEWKQIANVMFLTTTSLLLWLYIISTMQDEKGQQELSMQSFITNYLEKGLVTKLTVINKYIVEASLIPGAVSSATFTKPDGSPAVSFTIGSIEYFEDELNRVQDRLDIPMSERIPIVYEEKGSWMSYILPILPTVLLIGGLYYLTMRRMPGAGGSGGAGGAGGPGGLFKIGKSKAKLFNQETDVKIKFKDVAGCDESKEEIMEFVKFLQDPKKYEKLGAKIPRGAILSGPPGTGKTLLAKATAGEAGVPFLSVSGSEFVEMFVGVGASRVRDLFKTARDMAPAIIFVDEIDAIGKERGNGRMGGNDERENTLNQLLVEMDGFDTTDHVVVLAGTNRPDILDKALLRPGRFDRHISIDVPDVEGRKEIFKVHLNKLKLQAVEDIDIKQKDVDFAKFQQLKNNAIEQLAGRLAALTPGFAGADIANCANEGALIAARENASAVDVHHFEQAIERVVAGLEKKSRILAPEEKKTVAYHEAGHAICGWFLEYADPLVKVSIIPRGQGALGYAQYLPKDQYLTSEEQFKHRMIMTLGGRVSEELHFDTVTSGASDDFKKITQMAQQMILNLGMSDKLGQICYDTGDNGSGFKVHNNYSEETARVIDQEVKRLIDEAYVACHKLLKEKIDLVDQVAEELFKKEVLTREDMIRICGKRPFLERNDAFDKYIQGQDAFKGRPKASDDVPPAAPA, encoded by the coding sequence ATGTTAAACAGTGCAATATCACTCAGACTTCTAAGTAGATCGTGTATATCACGATCTACTAGAATAAAACCTGTGGGTCAAGCGTTTACCCGTTCAATTATACCACGACTGTTTTCAACGATACCTCGCCActcatttcatcaatcgtggatcaacttcaacaagcaacaacaagataaaCATGAAGATGACCTAGAGAAAACTAGAAAAGAATACGAggcaaaattgaacaaaaattcTCAAAAGAAGGAGGAGACAGAGgagaagaaatcaaagcCAAAGGATGAAGAGTCGAAAGAAGAATCGAAGGAAAAGACGAaagataaagaagaagaggaacAAATACGCGAAGAGTTGAGAAAGAAATTCATGGAAAAGCACCCAGGAGCAGAGCCAAAAGATTTCAAGATTTACAAGATCGAATGGAAACAAATTGCCAATGTGATGTTTCTCACCACTACGTCATTATTGCTTTGGCTTTATATAATTTCTACAATGCAAGATGAGAAAGGGCAACAAGAGTTATCAATGCAAAGTTTTATAACAaattatttggaaaaggGTTTGGTCACTAAGTTGACTGTGATTAACAAGTATATTGTTGAGGCTCTGTTGATACCTGGAGCTGTAAGTAGTGCCACTTTTACCAAACCCGATGGATCACCAGCTGTTCTGTTTACTATTGGTTCAATAGAATACTTTGAAGATGAGCTTAACAGAGTTCAAGACAGGTTAGATATCCCAATGAGTGAAAGAATAccaattgtttatgaaGAAAAGGGATCCTGGATGAGTTATATTTTGCCTATCTTGCCAACTGTGTTGTTAATTGGTGGGTTGTACTACTTAACAATGAGACGTATGCCTGGGGCCGGTGGCTCTGGCGGCGCTGGAGGTGCTGGAGGTCCAGGGggattattcaaaattggtaaaTCAAAAGCCAAGTTATTCAACCAAGAAACCGATGTTAAGATAAAGTTCAAGGATGTTGCTGGGTGTGATGAATCAAAGGAAGAAATCATGGAATTTGTCAAGTTCTTGCAGGACCCTAAGAagtatgaaaaattgggtgCCAAAATTCCTCGTGGTGCAATCTTATCGGGACCTCCGGGTACAGGTAAGACCTTGTTAGCTAAAGCCACTGCCGGTGAAGCTGGTGTACCATTCCTTAGTGTTTCCGGTTCAGAATTCGTTGAAAtgtttgttggtgttggtgcATCTCGTGTACGTGATTTGTTCAAGACAGCAAGAGATATGGCTCCAGcaatcatttttgttgatgaaattgatgccATCGGTAAAGAAAGAGGTAATGGTCGTATGGGCGGAAATGACGAGCGTGAAAACACCTTGAACCAATTGTTGGTTGAAATGGATGGATTTGATACTACTGATCATGTGGTTGTCTTGGCTGGTACTAATCGTCCTGATATTTTGGATAAAGCATTATTGAGACCAGGTAGATTTGATAGACACATTTCCATTGATGTCCCTGATGTTGAAGGTAGAAAAGAGATATTCAAAGTgcatttgaacaaattgaaattgcaaGCAGTTGAGGATATCGATATTAAACAAAAggatgttgattttgccaaattccaacaattgaaaaacaatgcCATTGAACAATTAGCTGGTAGATTGGCCGCTTTGACACCAGGTTTTGCGGGTGCTGATATTGCCAATTGTGCAAACGAAGGTGCATTGATTGCCGCTAGAGAAAATGCATCGGCTGTTGATGTTCaccattttgaacaagCTATTGAACGTGTTGTTGCTggattggaaaagaaatcaagaattCTTGCCCctgaagaaaagaagacTGTTGCTTATCATGAAGCAGGCCATGCTATTTGTGGATGGTTTTTGGAATATGCTGATCCATTAGTTAAAGTATCGATCATCCCACGTGGACAAGGTGCTTTAGGATACGCTCAGTATTTACCAAAAGATCAATATTTGACATCAGAAGAACAATTCAAACATAGGATGATTATGACCCTTGGTGGAAGAGTCAGTGAGGAATTACATTTCGATACTGTCACGAGTGGTGCTTCTGACGacttcaagaaaatcaCTCAAATGGCACagcaaatgattttgaacttGGGAATGTCGGATAAATTGGGTCAAATATGTTACGATACCGGTGATAATGGTAGTGGGTTTAAAGTACATAACAATTATTCCGAAGAAACAGCTAGAgtaattgatcaagaagtTAAAcgtttgattgatgaagcttATGTTGCTTGTCATAAATTGTtaaaagagaaaattgatttaGTAGATCAAGTAGCTGAagaattattcaaaaaggagGTTTTGACAAGAGAAGATATGATTAGAATTTGTGGCAAGAGACcatttttggaaagaaaTGATGCATTTGATAAGTATATTCAAGGTCAAGATGCATTCAAAGGTAGACCTAAAGCTTCTGATGATGTGCCACCGGCAGCACCGGCATAG
- a CDS encoding Mnt2 Alpha-1,2-mannosyl transferase — protein sequence MKGLTLFGTRSPYLKYVAVVLTVLVVYTLTHGATSYTNINQEVQQSRQQEQKAGSDKAATEKVQVPEELKHEPAPKSKASLEDIQKFQEEVLSGKEGGGNAADALSEEERKAAAEEVKEWAAKYQKGQVALQDKPKENIADNQQDKPKDQLTQAPPPSSNEKVSATFVTLARNSELYDLIKSIRVVEDRFNRKYNYDWVFLNDEEFTQEFKDLTTAIVSGTTKYGKIPKEHWSYPNWIDLEKAAASRKQMKQDKIIYGDSESYRHMCRFESGFFWRNPLLDEYEWYWRVEPGIEINCDLNYDLFKYMQDNEKVYGFTISIHEFEKTIPTLWQHTKDFIEKNPQYVANDNFLDFISDDGGKTYNLCHFWSNFEIANLNFWRSEAYSAYFDYLDSTGGFFYERWGDAPVHSIAAALFLPKSKIHYFEDVGYRHHVYGQCPLNPQFRYEHKCSCDPEKDFTFRGYSCGKKYYDKMGLTKPAEWQQYQ from the coding sequence ATGAAAGGCTTGACGCTATTTGGTACAAGACTGCCATACCTTAAATACGTGGCTGTTGTATTGACAGTTTTGGTGGTATATACTCTTACCCATGGTGCTACACTGTATacaaatatcaatcaagaagTACAGCAACTGAGACAGCAAGAACAGAAGGCAGGTAGTGATAAAGCAGCCACTGAAAAGGTCCAAGTTCCTGAAGAACTAAAACATGAACCAGCACCAAAATCCAAAGCTAGTTTAGAAGATatacaaaaatttcaagaaGAAGTGTTACTGGGTAAAGAAGGTGGTGGAAATGCAGCGGATGCACTTAGTGAGGAAGAGAGGAAAGCAGCTGCGGAAGAAGTTAAAGAATGGGCAGCCAAGTATCAAAAGGGACAGGTTGCACTTCAAGATAAGCCCAAAGAAAACATAGCAGATAACCAACAAGATAAGCCAAAAGATCAACTAACACAAGCTCCTCCTCCTTCTTCTAACGAGAAAGTAAGTGCGACGTTTGTTACACTTGCGAGAAACTCGGAATTATACGATTTAATTAAATCAATTCGAGTAGTTGAAGATCGTTTCAATCGTAAATACAATTACGATTGGGTTTTCctcaatgatgaagaatttacTCAAGAATTTAAGGATTTAACCACAGCTATTGTGTCGGGAACCACCAAATATGGTAAAATCCCCAAAGAGCATTGGTCGTACCCTAATTGGATcgatttggaaaaagcTGCTGCATCACGTaaacaaatgaaacaaGATAAGATCATATATGGAGATTCTGAATCATATAGACACATGTGTCGATTTGAGTCTGGTTTCTTTTGGAGAAATCCATTGTTGGATGAATATGAATGGTATTGGAGAGTTGAACCTGgtattgaaattaattgtgatttgaattatgatttgtttaaatATATGCAAGATAATGAGAAAGTTTATGGGTTTACAATCTCAATTCATGAATTTGAGAAAACTATTCCTACGTTGTGGCAACATACTAAGgattttattgaaaagaacCCCCAGTATGTAGCTAATGACAATTTCCTTGATTTTATTAgtgatgatggtggtaaAACTTACAATTTATGCCATTTCTGGTcgaattttgaaattgccaACTTGAATTTCTGGAGAAGTGAAGCATACTCCGCCTATTTCGACTACTTGGATTCCACCGGTGGGTTCTTTTATGAAAGATGGGGTGACGCACCAGTACATTCTATCGCTGCCGCTTTGTTTTTACCTAAATCCAAAATCcattattttgaagatgtcGGATATAGACATCATGTATACGGACAATGTCCATTGAATCCCCAATTTAGGTATGAGCATAAATGCTCTTGTGATCcagaaaaagattttacGTTTAGAGGATATTCTTGTGGTAAGAAATATTATGATAAGATGGGATTGACTAAACCTGCTGAATGGCAACAGTACCAATAA